From a single Anaerolineales bacterium genomic region:
- a CDS encoding protein-methionine-sulfoxide reductase heme-binding subunit MsrQ, whose product MKFFTRYTPLQIAIHIYAWSALVWIIIQMLTGTFSINPIQELEQRTGRHAITLLMLSLLCTPVNTIFKWTEPLKRRRTLGLYAFLYATIHVIIFVDLDYGLAWSQIAQTVLQKPYILVGVIVFLMLMPLAFTSFDIWKVRLGKNWKRLHRIVYLIAPLAVLHYAWSKKGDLFSLSGDIVRPLIYGLILAIFLILRIPAVRRAIASIPTRSLLPPSKKEAQPKVDAP is encoded by the coding sequence ATGAAATTTTTCACACGCTATACCCCGCTTCAGATCGCCATTCATATATACGCCTGGTCGGCATTGGTGTGGATCATCATCCAAATGCTGACCGGCACATTCTCCATCAACCCGATCCAGGAACTCGAACAGCGCACCGGGCGTCACGCCATTACCCTGCTGATGCTCTCCCTGCTTTGCACGCCGGTCAACACCATCTTCAAGTGGACCGAACCGCTCAAACGCCGCCGCACGCTTGGTTTATACGCCTTTCTCTACGCCACCATTCACGTCATCATCTTCGTGGACCTGGACTACGGTCTCGCGTGGAGTCAGATCGCCCAGACCGTTTTACAGAAGCCGTACATTCTTGTTGGCGTCATCGTCTTCCTCATGCTTATGCCGCTGGCATTCACATCCTTCGACATCTGGAAGGTCCGCCTCGGCAAAAACTGGAAACGCCTGCATCGCATCGTCTACCTGATCGCCCCGCTTGCCGTCCTGCATTATGCCTGGAGCAAAAAAGGCGATCTCTTTTCACTGTCAGGCGACATCGTCCGCCCGTTGATCTATGGACTCATCCTCGCCATTTTTCTCATCCTTCGGATCCCCGCAGTGAGAAGAGCCATCGCATCCATCCCGACCCGCAGCCTGCTTCCACCCTCCAAAAAGGAAGCCCAGCCCAAAGTGGATGCTCCTTAA
- the msrP gene encoding protein-methionine-sulfoxide reductase catalytic subunit MsrP — MSNPLKSVPVRSYEITPKDVYLSRRDFIKAAGVIAGSAVLAACAPSAVDVAGVPDLPAVPVKTDEFGDPANAFKDITNYNNYYEFSTNKEAVAPLSKDFTTSPWTVEVYGLVNKPKTFGVEDLLSMFPQEERIYRLRCVEAWSMIIPWNGFPLASLLKLVEPTSDAKYVRFETVYRPEEMKGQGSPFYPWPYQEGLRLDEAMNDLTILSTGIYGETILPQNGAPIRLVVPWKYGFKSIKSIVKIELTTERPATLWSTVTPREYGFYANVNPEVDHPRWSQASERRIGELSRRPTLMFNGYGEQVASLYKDMDLRLYF, encoded by the coding sequence ATGAGCAACCCACTAAAATCCGTTCCTGTTCGTTCCTACGAAATCACGCCCAAGGATGTCTACCTCTCGCGGCGGGATTTTATCAAAGCTGCCGGCGTGATCGCCGGGAGCGCGGTACTTGCCGCCTGCGCTCCGTCCGCTGTGGATGTGGCTGGCGTGCCCGATCTTCCCGCAGTTCCGGTCAAGACCGATGAATTCGGCGATCCCGCCAACGCCTTCAAGGACATTACCAATTACAACAATTATTACGAATTCAGCACAAACAAGGAAGCGGTGGCACCCCTTTCCAAGGACTTCACCACATCCCCGTGGACGGTGGAAGTGTATGGACTGGTCAACAAGCCGAAGACCTTCGGAGTCGAAGACTTGCTGAGCATGTTCCCGCAAGAGGAACGCATCTATCGTCTGCGCTGTGTGGAAGCGTGGAGCATGATCATCCCGTGGAATGGCTTCCCGCTTGCCAGTCTGCTCAAGCTGGTCGAGCCGACCTCCGACGCAAAATATGTGCGTTTTGAAACGGTGTACCGCCCCGAAGAAATGAAGGGACAAGGCAGCCCGTTCTATCCCTGGCCCTATCAGGAAGGCTTGCGCCTCGACGAAGCCATGAACGACCTGACCATCCTGTCCACCGGCATCTACGGCGAAACCATCCTCCCGCAGAACGGAGCACCCATCCGCCTCGTCGTCCCGTGGAAGTACGGATTCAAATCCATCAAGTCCATCGTCAAGATCGAACTGACAACGGAACGACCCGCCACGCTCTGGTCAACCGTCACGCCGCGCGAGTACGGTTTTTACGCCAACGTCAACCCCGAAGTGGATCACCCGCGCTGGTCGCAGGCTTCCGAACGCCGCATCGGCGAACTCAGCCGCCGCCCAACCCTGATGTTCAATGGATATGGAGAACAGGTCGCCAGCCTTTACAAGGACATGGATCTGAGGCTGTACTTCTAG
- a CDS encoding STAS domain-containing protein produces the protein MDTALRIDKEQVQGNVPVTVFHLHGWLDAQGESALLASARDAYDEGARFLLLDLAGVDTLTSAGMRAMQKVYKIFNSEGSDANSMRVKLCNAPPQVYHVLGITGFLQNIPNYETREAAISSFKE, from the coding sequence ATGGATACCGCATTAAGGATCGACAAAGAACAGGTGCAGGGAAATGTGCCTGTCACTGTGTTCCATTTGCACGGCTGGTTGGATGCGCAGGGTGAATCGGCGTTGCTTGCTTCGGCGCGTGATGCATATGATGAAGGTGCGCGGTTCCTGCTCCTTGACCTTGCCGGAGTGGATACGCTGACCAGCGCGGGCATGCGTGCGATGCAGAAGGTGTATAAGATATTCAATTCCGAAGGCAGTGATGCAAATTCGATGCGTGTCAAGCTGTGTAATGCGCCGCCGCAGGTCTATCACGTATTGGGGATCACGGGGTTTCTGCAGAACATCCCCAATTACGAGACCCGGGAAGCTGCGATAAGTTCGTTCAAGGAATAG
- a CDS encoding STAS domain-containing protein yields the protein MTEMLKITKTGGPVPVLHFAGAIDSQTEKFAIESAQSVKDAGARSLLIDLSGVEMVTSAGLRALHVIYKMFTPDDEVQTWNVDHAHETFKSPYLKLAQPSPQVHYVLSIAGFLQNIQIYPTVQEALGSFS from the coding sequence ATGACGGAAATGCTCAAGATCACAAAGACCGGTGGACCCGTACCCGTTTTGCACTTTGCGGGTGCGATCGATTCACAAACTGAAAAGTTTGCCATAGAAAGCGCACAGTCTGTAAAGGATGCCGGTGCGCGTTCTTTGTTAATTGACCTGAGCGGCGTGGAGATGGTGACAAGCGCAGGTTTGCGCGCTTTACATGTCATCTATAAGATGTTTACGCCCGATGACGAAGTGCAGACATGGAATGTCGATCACGCGCATGAGACGTTTAAATCGCCGTATCTCAAGCTGGCGCAGCCATCGCCGCAGGTACATTATGTATTGAGTATTGCAGGTTTTTTGCAAAATATCCAGATTTACCCGACCGTGCAGGAAGCTCTTGGCTCGTTTTCGTAG
- a CDS encoding ComEC/Rec2 family competence protein: MPLLWISLSFLAGIILARGVFLSTWTWLLLAALALFLSLLLRRLLSPELRIANYTLRLSAFHFLLPAFLLLGSAYYQFRQPAIDAFHIAFYNDREYDLLITGHLTRLPDYRDRYTNLRIEVEAVDTGNGDMPASGLMLVRVQPNQTYEYGERIRLRGQLKTPPESEEFSYRDYLARFGIHSYMTQAEVTRLPGTGGNPIFTQTYKFKTKLLENTYRLFPDPEASLLAGILLGVQTGLSAKLQQAFKDTGTAHIIAISGFNIAIIAGMFFSIFKNIFGERIGAVLAVVGIFFYAFLVGGDAAVMRAAFMGSVSLFARQVGRRNDGMNALMAVALLMALINPLVLWDVSFQLSFFATLGLILYSEPFSNFTNRIIERIIKEDTSTIARIINENVTLTFAAQLTTIPIMAYHFKRISLISFIANPFILPVQPPVMIVSGLALLVSVVFYPLGQLIAWIAWPFSAYSIRVVELFDRVPHGVIVLGDSSIWFVILFFAPLLAVTFGWSAIQAWFQRTAGALRAVALTSTFVLTFICMILFWRASATAGDGQFHITFLEVGSADAVLIQTPEGRNILINGGASVTELSDELGRRLPFFSRKLDWLIIASTQESQLAALPRVVEIYPPDNVLWSGNTQASFSAQRLDEFFALNDIPVIRAEAGQRLELGENSFIEIQAAGPRGSVVLIQYGSFRALLPIGLSEGMLESLEFGNVVGDVDVLLLSESGYAPTNPPDLFQNMTPQLVVLSVAAGDPNGLPSQDVLEWLDGFSLLRTDRNGWINISTDGTRMHVSVERGE; the protein is encoded by the coding sequence ATGCCCTTATTGTGGATCTCCCTGTCATTCCTTGCGGGAATTATTTTGGCGCGCGGAGTCTTTCTTTCAACCTGGACATGGCTCCTGCTTGCTGCGCTCGCTCTATTTCTTTCTCTTCTTCTCCGCCGTCTGCTCTCGCCCGAATTGCGGATTGCGAATTACACGCTTCGACTTTCCGCCTTCCACTTTCTACTTCCCGCTTTTCTCCTTCTTGGTTCCGCCTATTACCAATTCCGCCAGCCAGCCATTGATGCCTTCCACATCGCCTTTTACAACGACCGCGAATATGACCTTCTGATCACAGGGCATCTCACCCGCCTGCCCGATTACCGCGATCGATATACCAACCTCCGCATTGAAGTTGAAGCGGTGGATACGGGAAATGGTGACATGCCCGCCTCGGGTTTGATGCTTGTGCGCGTCCAGCCGAACCAGACGTACGAATACGGCGAACGCATCCGCCTGCGCGGACAGTTGAAGACTCCGCCCGAAAGCGAAGAATTCTCCTACCGTGATTACCTCGCGCGCTTCGGCATCCACTCGTACATGACTCAAGCCGAAGTGACGCGCCTGCCGGGCACGGGCGGGAATCCCATTTTTACACAGACCTATAAATTCAAAACGAAACTACTCGAAAACACCTATCGCCTCTTCCCCGACCCCGAAGCGTCGCTGCTGGCAGGCATCCTGCTCGGCGTGCAAACGGGACTTTCCGCAAAACTGCAACAGGCATTTAAGGATACCGGCACGGCGCACATCATCGCCATCTCTGGTTTTAACATCGCCATCATCGCAGGGATGTTCTTTTCCATTTTCAAGAACATCTTCGGCGAACGAATCGGCGCAGTTCTTGCCGTGGTCGGAATTTTCTTCTACGCCTTCCTCGTCGGCGGTGACGCGGCGGTCATGCGCGCGGCGTTCATGGGAAGCGTCTCGTTATTCGCGCGGCAGGTTGGCAGGCGCAACGACGGCATGAACGCGCTCATGGCAGTCGCTTTGCTGATGGCACTCATCAATCCGCTCGTGCTGTGGGATGTCAGTTTTCAACTCTCGTTCTTCGCCACGCTCGGTCTGATCCTGTATTCCGAACCGTTCTCGAACTTCACCAACCGCATCATCGAACGCATCATCAAGGAAGATACAAGTACAATTGCGCGTATCATCAACGAGAACGTCACGCTCACCTTCGCCGCGCAATTGACCACCATCCCGATCATGGCATATCACTTCAAACGCATCTCGCTCATTTCATTCATCGCCAACCCGTTCATCCTGCCGGTCCAACCGCCGGTGATGATCGTCAGCGGGCTGGCGTTGCTGGTCAGCGTCGTGTTCTATCCGCTCGGGCAACTCATCGCGTGGATCGCCTGGCCCTTCTCGGCGTACTCCATCCGCGTGGTGGAATTATTCGACCGAGTGCCGCACGGCGTGATCGTGCTTGGGGATTCTTCGATCTGGTTCGTGATCTTGTTTTTTGCCCCGCTTCTTGCTGTGACGTTTGGCTGGTCAGCCATCCAAGCCTGGTTCCAGCGGACGGCTGGTGCGCTCCGCGCCGTGGCGCTGACCTCCACATTCGTCCTGACGTTCATCTGCATGATCCTGTTCTGGCGCGCCTCCGCCACGGCTGGCGACGGGCAATTCCACATTACCTTCCTCGAAGTCGGCTCGGCGGATGCGGTGCTGATCCAAACACCTGAAGGACGCAACATCCTCATCAACGGCGGTGCGAGCGTGACCGAACTCTCGGATGAACTCGGCAGGCGGCTTCCGTTCTTCTCGCGCAAACTGGATTGGCTCATCATCGCCTCCACGCAGGAGAGTCAACTGGCGGCGTTGCCGCGCGTGGTGGAGATCTATCCGCCTGATAATGTGCTGTGGAGCGGTAACACGCAGGCTTCTTTCTCCGCGCAGAGATTGGATGAATTCTTTGCGCTGAATGATATTCCCGTCATCCGCGCGGAAGCGGGACAAAGGCTCGAGTTGGGAGAAAATTCCTTTATCGAGATTCAGGCGGCAGGTCCAAGAGGAAGCGTGGTTCTCATCCAGTATGGAAGTTTCCGTGCGCTGCTTCCCATCGGTCTGAGCGAGGGGATGCTCGAATCGCTCGAGTTTGGCAACGTCGTTGGCGATGTGGATGTACTGTTGTTGTCCGAGTCAGGCTATGCGCCGACAAATCCCCCTGATCTATTTCAGAATATGACGCCGCAGCTTGTGGTGTTAAGCGTGGCGGCGGGCGACCCGAACGGCTTGCCGTCGCAGGATGTGTTGGAATGGCTGGATGGATTCTCCCTGCTGCGGACCGACCGCAACGGCTGGATCAATATCAGCACGGATGGAACCCGGATGCACGTGAGCGTGGAGCGCGGTGAATAG
- a CDS encoding ZIP family metal transporter — protein MFIEWFSQLNPIMQAFLATCFTWFVTALGASVVFFFKDVNRRFLDGMLGFAAGVMIAASFWSLLAPSISMAEEMGQPAWMPAAIGFLLGGLFLWGVDKILPHLHIGFPIEQAEGIKTKWQRSILLVLAITLHNIPEGLAVGVAFGALYDGHSSATLAGAIALAIGIGLQNFPEGTSVAAPLHCAGMSRLKSFWYGQLSGIVEPIAGVMGAAAVIFIKPLLPYALAFAAGAMIYVVIEELIPESQLEKDIHIATGGAMLGFVIMMILDVALG, from the coding sequence ATGTTCATCGAATGGTTTTCCCAACTCAATCCCATCATGCAGGCGTTTCTGGCGACCTGCTTCACCTGGTTTGTGACCGCGCTTGGGGCAAGCGTGGTGTTTTTCTTCAAGGATGTCAACCGCCGCTTTCTGGACGGGATGCTCGGCTTTGCCGCAGGCGTGATGATCGCCGCCAGTTTCTGGTCGTTGCTGGCTCCGTCCATTTCAATGGCGGAGGAGATGGGACAGCCCGCATGGATGCCTGCCGCAATTGGGTTTCTGTTGGGCGGTCTCTTCCTCTGGGGCGTGGACAAGATCCTGCCGCACTTGCACATCGGTTTTCCAATCGAGCAGGCGGAAGGTATCAAAACGAAATGGCAGAGAAGTATCCTGCTCGTGTTGGCGATCACATTGCACAATATCCCGGAAGGATTGGCGGTCGGAGTGGCGTTTGGCGCCCTGTATGACGGTCACTCGTCCGCGACGCTGGCGGGAGCGATTGCACTGGCGATCGGTATCGGTCTTCAAAACTTCCCCGAAGGGACATCAGTCGCTGCGCCATTGCATTGCGCAGGGATGAGCCGCCTGAAAAGTTTCTGGTATGGGCAACTGTCTGGGATTGTCGAACCCATTGCAGGCGTGATGGGAGCCGCCGCTGTCATCTTCATCAAGCCCTTGCTTCCCTATGCGCTTGCCTTCGCGGCAGGAGCGATGATCTACGTCGTCATCGAAGAGTTGATCCCCGAATCGCAACTGGAGAAGGACATCCACATCGCCACCGGCGGCGCGATGCTCGGTTTTGTGATCATGATGATCCTGGATGTGGCGCTGGGGTGA